The Thalassotalea nanhaiensis genome has a window encoding:
- the wecA gene encoding UDP-N-acetylglucosamine--undecaprenyl-phosphate N-acetylglucosaminephosphotransferase, whose amino-acid sequence MSLSLLVITTFILSFAAIKFFTPLAVNIGLVDIPNERKLHIGHVPLVGGIAIFLAVLVASYLFLPNTIELRMYLIASAMIVFIGALDDKYDLSVHVKLVGQIIVASILIYGINGYISNFGNLFGFGDITIGAWGIVFSYFAIIVIINAFNLVDGIDGLAGCLSINTFISIAILFLITNQRNYFVYPLIIIAAILPYLMFNLGLYRKTVQKIFMGDAGSMFIGLSIIWLLTLGTQGESASFRPVTALWICAMPLMDMLAIFVRRVKKGKSPFKPDRDHLHHILQRAGLSQAKTLFTIVLLSVLMSSIGFAGEYFYFAEVLMLVSFLIIFVLYNLLIQKLVK is encoded by the coding sequence TTGAGCCTTTCATTACTAGTAATCACAACGTTTATTTTGTCGTTTGCCGCAATAAAGTTCTTTACGCCATTAGCAGTTAACATTGGTTTAGTAGACATACCAAATGAAAGGAAACTACACATTGGTCATGTTCCTTTAGTTGGTGGTATAGCTATTTTTCTTGCTGTGCTTGTGGCTAGTTATTTGTTTTTACCAAATACAATAGAACTTAGAATGTACTTAATCGCTTCTGCGATGATCGTGTTTATTGGTGCTTTAGATGATAAATATGATCTTAGTGTTCATGTGAAACTTGTCGGACAAATCATAGTAGCCAGTATTCTTATTTATGGTATAAATGGCTACATATCAAACTTTGGTAATTTATTTGGGTTTGGAGACATTACCATTGGGGCTTGGGGGATTGTATTTTCTTATTTTGCCATAATTGTAATAATTAATGCTTTTAATTTAGTTGATGGCATCGATGGTTTAGCCGGCTGTTTGAGTATTAATACGTTTATTTCAATCGCTATTTTATTTTTAATAACGAACCAAAGAAACTACTTCGTATACCCTTTAATTATTATTGCAGCAATCCTTCCTTACTTAATGTTTAACTTAGGTTTATATAGAAAAACAGTCCAAAAAATATTCATGGGTGATGCAGGAAGTATGTTTATTGGTTTAAGCATAATTTGGTTGTTAACGCTGGGTACCCAAGGTGAATCTGCAAGTTTTAGGCCGGTTACTGCACTATGGATATGCGCTATGCCATTAATGGATATGTTAGCCATTTTTGTACGTCGAGTTAAAAAGGGAAAATCCCCTTTTAAACCAGATCGTGATCATTTGCATCATATTTTGCAAAGAGCAGGGTTAAGCCAAGCGAAAACACTATTTACTATTGTATTATTATCGGTGTTAATGTCATCCATCGGTTTTGCAGGTGAATATTTTTATTTTGCTGAAGTTTTGATGTTAGTCAGTTTTTTAATCATATTTGTTTTGTATAACCTATTGATACAAAAGTTAGTTAAATAG